In Vibrio stylophorae, the genomic stretch CGCTAGATGACAACAACCGAATTTTGGTGCACCAAGGTTTAGCGCGCATTCGCGCTGGTAAATGCCGCCCAGGCATTCAAGCGCTGATTGAGGTATCTAATCGCGAGGCGGGGCGTTTGGTCGCCAGTGATTTGGGCTTTGCGCTAGGGCCTCGGATTAATGCCGCAGGGCGTTTGGATGATATGTCCTTTGGTGTGGAGCTGCTATTAACCGCACATATTGAAGCGGCAAGACGCATGGCCAGCGAGCTGGATGCACTGAATCAAACCCGCAAAGAGATTGAAGCGGGGATGAAGCAAGAGGCACTGGCGCTGTGTCAGCAGCTCACCCTGAATGAAGCGAGCTTGCCCTGTGGGCTAACGCTATTTCAGCGTGACTGGCATCAAGGGGTGATTGGCATTCTGGCATCGCGCATTAAAGAGCAATTTCACCGTCCGGTGATTGCCTTTGCAGATGCTGGCGATGGCTTACTCAAAGGCTCCGCACGCTCTATCGCGGGTTTACATATGCGCGATACGCTGGAGCAGGTTGATCGCCTACATCCTGGGTTGATTGTTAAATTTGGTGGCCATGCCATGGCTGCGGGTTTATCCATTGCACAGGAACAATATCAAGCCTTTAGCAAAGCCTTTGATCAAGCCGTCAGTGAGCAGCTGGGTGAAGATCATCTCAAAGGCGTGATGGTTACTGATGGTGCATTGCAGGCTGATGAATTTAATTTGGCCACCGCGCATTTGCTGCGCCAAGGTGGACCATGGGGGCAAGGTTTCCCTGAGCCATTATTTGATGGTGAATTTAAACTGATTCAGCAGCGCTTGGTAGGGCAAAAGCATTTGAAAATGATGCTCGAACCCAAAGCAGGCGGCGCGCCTGTGGATGCGATTGCTTTTAATGTGGATTTGGCGCGTTGGCCTGATCTTTCAGTGAAACAGGTACGCTTGGTGTACCGATTAGACATTAATCTTTATCGCGGCAATGAATCGCTGCAACTTTTAGTGGAACATATCGAGGTGCTGTAATGGATGAAAAGCAGACGGTCCATGAATTATTGAGTCAACATCTTCTGGCGCTTTATCGCATGGAGCAGCGCCAGCCCAATCATCATGAGCCGTGCTGGCATCAGCTCAAAGGTAAAATTGAAGGGCAAGTCACATTGGCCCAGCAGTTGGGTATTTTATCCGAGACCGAGCTGAATTTACTGATGGATCATTGCCATCGTGAAATTTACGGCATCACGCTCAGTGAAAAGAAAAAGCAGGTGGCTTTTGATGAAGCTGATTTCCTGATTCCCACCTACGAGCGCGATCCTTTCGCCTAATTCGATTGTAAATCCGTCAGTTAGCGCCCATGAATCTGGCGGTTTTTGCAACAAATTGCGCAGCTTTGCTGCGCATCACTTTTTTTTGCTTGATTCACATCAGGCCCGCTCTGATTTGAGACAAAAAAGCCCTGTAACTTCGAGGCGGTTTTGATTAGAATTTCGCGGTTAAATTGTATCCATAACTCATAAGAACCATTTGACCCATGTTCGAAATCAATCCGATTAAAAATCGTCTGCAGGATGTTGCTGAACGCACCAACGTCCTTCGGGGGTATCTTTGACTATGACGCCAAAGCTGAGCGTCTTGAAGAAGTCAACGCAGAATTAGAGCAACCCGATGTATGGAATGAGCCGGAGCGTGCACAAGCACTGGGCCGCGAACGTTCTGCATTGGAAGCCGTGGTAAAAACCATCGACACCCTAGAGCAAGGTGTGGAAGATGTGGAAGGCCTACTTGAGCTTGCTGTTGAAGAGCAAGACCAAGAAACTTTCGATGAGATTGACCCTGAGCTTAAATCGCTTGAAGATGAGTTGGCGAAACTTGAGTTTCGTCGCATGTTCGCAGGCGATCATGATGCATCTGATTGCTACCTTGACCTACAAGCTGGCTCTGGCGGTACAGAAGCGCAGGATTGGACCTCGATGATGCTTCGTATGTACTTGCGCTGGGCAGAAGCCAAAGGCTTTAAAGCGGAAGTCATTGAAGTATCTGAAGGCGATGTCGCGGGTTTGAAATCTGCAACCATTCGTGTGGTGGGTGAGTATGCCTATGGCTGGCTGCGTACTGAAACGGGCGTGCACCGTTTGGTTCGTAAATCACCATTTGATTCCGGCGGTCGCCGTCATACATCATTTGCCTCTGCGTTTGTTTATCCTGAAGTGGATGACAATATCGCGATTGATATCAACCCAGCTGATTTGCGTATCGATGTATACCGCGCGTCAGGTGCGGGTGGTCAGCACGTGAACACCACGGAATCAGCGGTACGTATTACCCACGTACCAACCAATACCGTGGTACAGTGTCAGAACGAACGTTCACAGCATAAGAACAAAGACCAAGCGATGAAGCAGTTGAAAGCAAAACTGTTTGAGCTTGAGCTACAAAAACAAAATGCTGAAAAACAAGCGAGCGAAGATGCCAAGTCAGATATCGGCTGGGGCAGTCAAATTCGTTCTTATGTGCTGGATGATTCACGTATTAAAGATCTACGCACTGGCGTTGAGAATCGCAATACGCAAGCGGTTCTTGACGGTGATCTCGACAAATTTATCGAAGCTAGCCTGAAATCTGGCTTATAAGGAAACATCATGACTGAGCAAGTTCAACAAGACGAAAATAAGCTGATTGCCGAACGTCGCGGCAAGCTTGATCACATTCGTCAAAACTGTAAGGCCAACGGCCACCCAAACGAATTCCGTCGCCAACATCTTGCGGGCGATCTGCAGGCCGAGTTTGGTGAGAAGACCAAAGAAGAGCTTGAAGCACTGAACAAAGTTGTGTCAGTGGCTGGTCGTGTAATGGCGAAGCGCGGTCCATTCTTGGTGATTCAAGAAGTCTCTGGCCGTATTCAGGCATATGCAGATAAAGCCGTTCAAAACGAGCTAAAAGACAAATATCAAGGTCTAGATATCGGTGACATCATCGGTGTGACTGGTGCATTGCACAAATCAGGCAAGGGTGACCTTTACGTCAATATGGAGCAGTTCCAACTATTGACCAAAGCACTGCGTCCATTGCCAGAGAAGTTCCACGGTCTGACTGACCAAGAGATGCGTTATCGTCAACGTTACGTTGATCTGATCGTCAATGAAGATTCTCGTCGCGCCTTTGAAATTCGCTCTAAGTTGGTGACTGCGATCCGTAACTTCATGGTGTCAAAACGCTTTATGGAAGTGGAAACACCAATGATGCACGTGATCCCTGGCGGCGCGTCTGCACGTCCATTTGTGACCCATCACAATGCGCTAGATATCGATATGTATCTTCGTATCGCACCTGAGCTTTACTTGAAGCGTTTGGTTGTGGGTGGTTTTGAGCGTGTATTCGAAATCAACCGTAACTTCCGTAACGAAGGTCTATCACCACGTCATAACCCTGAATTCACCATGATGGAATTCTATATGGCGTACGCAGACTACCAAGATCTAATGGATCTCACTGAAGAGATGCTGAGCTCTGTGGCTGTTGAAGTCTTGGGTGCAACGGCAATGCCTTATGGCGATCAAATGGTTGAGTTTGGTGGTAAATATGCGCGTATGAGCATGTTGGATGCGATCAAGCAATACAACCCTGATCACGCAGAGATTCAAGCTTTGGATTATGACAAAGTACAAGATCGTGACCATATGGTGGCGATTGCGAAATCTGTTCACGTTGAAGTGGAAGATTTCTGGACTTGTGGTCAGCTTCTTGAAGAGATCTTTGGTGAAACCGCAGAGCCTAAACTGATTCAGCCAACCTTTATCACTGGCTACCCAGCAGACATCTCTCCGCTGGCACGTCGTAATGATGACTTCCCATTTATCACAGACCGTTTTGAATTTTTCATCGGTGGTCGTGAAGTGGCAAATGGCTTCTCAGAGTTGAACGATGCAGAAGACCAAGATGCACGCTTTAAAGCGCAGGTTGAAGCTAAAGAGTCTGGTGATGATGAAGCCATGTTCTACGATGCAGACTACATCACTGCACTAGAGCACGGTTTGCCGCCAACAGCTGGTCAAGGCATTGGTATCGACCGTTTGGCGATGCTATTTACCGACACGCACACCATCCGTGACGTGATCCTATTCCCTGCAATGCGCCCACAAGCATAATCATTGTATTGAATAGATGAAAAACCGAGGCTTTGGCCTCGGTTTTTTTATGGGCCGAATTTGCCGAGCGGTGCGCATTGAAGTGATAAGCCGATTCTTTTTTCAAAAAAGGAAAAATCGGCGGCCATCCAAGGCGCGATGCCTAAGTGCCGACAAAATTGATGCCACAATCTTTTGGTTTGTGTCTCACATTTTTGACTATGCTTTCAACATGAATGCAATCAACAGTGGCGCGCCATCACAGGTGGCCGCAAAGGGAAGGGGTAAAGCCATGCCATTTCGCAATAGAAAAGTAACCAAACCAGGCACTTTGGTCATTGTCGGTGGTGGGAATGACAGCTGGTTGCAACTGCTTGAGCGGGCCGGCTGGCGCTGTCATCGTTGTTTAGATTTGCGCGCAGCACAGGCGCTCTTTCAAGAGATTGGCCCTTGTATCGGCATTGCCGATCTCAGCCATGATGATTTTAGTTTGCAGGGCGTGGCAAGTCTTGCGAATAAAAATAAACAAGTCCGCTGGATGGCCTTGGTCCGCGATGATCAGCTCAGTAGCGAAGTGATTTGCCAGTTTATCGTTAATTTCTGTTTGGACTATTTTACCGCGCCAGTTCCTGATAATCAGCTGCTTGCTGCTCTGGGTCATCAGCTTGGTATGTTGCAGCTGGAATGCCATATGTGGCCGCATTTAAGTGATCACCATGATATGGGTCTGCTCGGTGATTCTTCGGCGATGCGTAAATTACGCGAGCAGCTGCGCCGCGTTGCCCCCACTGATGTTGCGGTTCTAGTGACGGGTGAGAACGGTACCGGCAAAGAGCTGGTGGCCAAGGCGCTGCATAACGCTTCGCCGCGCGGTAAAGGTCCTTTTGTTGCGGTAGGCAGACAGATTGCAGAGCAATCTGTGGCCAGTGATATCTCCATGGAAGAGCTGGCGACTGTGGCCTTTTCTGAGGCCAATCATGGCACCTTATATATTGATGAGGTGGGCGATCTTTCCACTGAAATGCAGGCGGAATTGCTCCATTTTCTACAGGAAAATGGTCAGCAAAACAGCCAATTGGGTCATCACAAAGATGTGCGGGTGATTGCGGCGACGCATATGGATCTGGAAAAAGCGGTGAGTGAAGGGCGTTTTCGAGAGGATCTTTTTTATCGCTTGAATGTACTGCGGATTCAAGTACCACCACTGCGTGAGCGCAGCATGGATATTTGCTTGCTGGCGGAGCACTTTGTGCAAAAATTTGCGCGCGAATATGCCAGCCAAGCGCGTAGTGTGTCGGATTCGGCTAAGCAAATTTTGCAAAGCTATAGTTGGCCGGGCAATGTGCGTGAGCTGATTAATATCGTCAAACGTGCGGTGTTACTGGCGGATCATCATTTGATTGAAGCGGAGCACCTTGATATTCCGCACAACAATGATTTGCGCCATAGCTTGCGAAAAGCCCGTGAAGACTCGGAGCGTGATGCTCTGGTTTCAGTGCTGGAGATGCACAATGGGCAAGTGACGGCGGCGGCGAAAGAGTTAGGCGTTTCGCGTGCCACTATGTACCGCTTGTTGAATAAGCATGATTTGGTGCCCTCACCACGGGCGAAAAAACCAGCTTAGTCATGGTGATACTATTGCGATAGTGAAGATTAAAAAGAGCGACGATAGGTCGCTCTTTTTGGCATTGTTGGAAAGCCGAGAGGTTCGAAAGCAGATTAAGGCGCAGGGTTGCTATATTGCTTGGCGATCGCCTCTATGCCATCAAGCACTTCAGCAGAGAGTGAGAGCTCAACGCTGTTGATATTGTCTTTGAGCTGCTCAAGTGTCGTCGCGCCAATAATATTGCTGGCGACAAAGGAGCGGCTATTAACAAATGCCAGCGCCATTTGCGCCGGATCCAAGTCATGCTGCTGAGCCAGCGTGACATAAGCCTGTGTGGCCGCCAGTGCTTGTGGATTGTTATAGCGCTGAAAGCGCGCAAAGAGACTAAGCCTTGCGCCTTCTGGTTTTTGTCCATTGAGATATTTGCCACTGAGCACGCCAAATGCCAGCGGTGAGTAGGCCAGTAAACCGATGCCTTCATAATCACAGATTTCACTCAGTCCCACTTCAAAACTGCGATTAAGCAAGTTATAGGGGTTTTGAATGGTGATCATCCGCGCCATGGATTGCAGCTCGCTGAGCTGCAAAAAGCGCATCACACCCCAAGGGGTTTCATTAGAAAGCCCAATATGGCGAACGAGTCCTTCTTGCTTGAGCTGACTCAACGCCTCTAGGGTTTCGCCAATACAATTGATTTGCGCTTGTTTATCGTAATTAGCTTGATTCTGAGCGTAGTTGAGCTGGCCAAAACAGTTGGTGATACGCTCAGGCCAATGGAGCTGATAGAGGTCGAGATAATCGGTGTTCAGGCGCGATAGCGAATCAAGCAGCGCTTGGCGAATACTCGTTTTGCTATAGCCGCTGCCTTCGCGAATATGCGGCATATTGCGCGGCCCGGCGACTTTACTGGCGAGAATAAAATCGCTGCGATCGCGACGTTTGGCGATCCAAGAGCCGATAAAGCGCTCGGTATCGCCTTGGTTTTTCGCTTCGGGTGGGACCGGATACATCTCTGCCGTATCGATAAAATTCACACCATGCGCCAGCGCATAATCAAGCTGCTGGTGCGCCTGTGACTCACTATTTTGCGCACCAAAGGTCATGGTACCCAAACAGATTTGGCTTACTTTTAAATCGCTATGCGCAATGGTGTTGTATTTCATCACTTCTCCTAAGGCAGTTTTTTATGCAGCAAAATGGTTTGCTCCTGGGCTTGTTTCTTCGATAGGCGCTTGCTGCGAATACGCAAATTGACAAACTCCACAGCCAAAGAAAATGCCATGGCAAAGTACACATATCCCTTTGGAATATGCAGGCCAAAACCTTCACCCATCAAGGTCATGCCGACCAAAATCAAAAAGCTTAAAGCCAAAATTTTAATGGTGGGGTGGCGATCCACAAAGTCACCAATGGGTTTGGCGGCAATCATCATAATGCCCACCGAGATTAAAATCGCAATCACCATCACACTAATGTGATCCGCAAGGCCCACGGCGGTAATCACCGAGTCGAGAGAGAAAACGATATCGATAATTGCGATTTGGATCAGAATACTCATAAAGCTGGCGCTGACCGTAGATTGCTGATGTGATTCTTCACTGCCCTCAAGACTGGCGTGAATTTCGTGGGTACTTTTCCCCAGTAAAAAGAGGCCGCCAAAGATTAATATCAGATCCCGTCCCGAGAAATCCCACTGCCAGAGGCTAAAAAGCGGTTCGGTCAGACGCATCATCCAGCTCAGTGAAAGCAGCAGTAAAATGCGAGTGATCATCGCCAGAGCTAAGCCTAATACTCGGCCGCGCTGACGTTGGTGCTCTGGTAGTCGGCCCACCAAAATACTAATAAAGATAATGTTATCGATGCCTAAAACTATCTCTAGCGCCGTCAGGGTAAAAAGAGCGACCCAAGCGTTGGGATCGGCGAACCATTCCATGGTGTATATCCGTAATTGAAATCAATGGGTTGTAAATATAGCAGGGAAGCGATTTTTGCCGCGAGCAATTCTCTAGTTAGATTGATCAACTGAGAAATGGCGCGCAATGATCGCACCAGTAAAGGATTTTTTGAGATAGAAGCCCTTGGGCTGAGCTTGAATGGCATTGCCTTCGCTATCAAAGGCTCGGGTTTTGACTTGGCCATGGGCGGCTTTGGGGCGAAGCTGGAGCACTTCACCGCGGCTGGCACTAATGTGCTGACTTTCACCCAGAGCGATGGACTCCATGAGCTCTTCCCAATCGGCTTTGAGCTGCGCTTCTTCTTGCGCGTTCGGAGACCATAAAATCGCAGGGCCAACGCGGCGCTGGGCCAGCGGAATGTCTCGCTCGCCTTCAATGGGAAGCCACAAAACGCGCGCTAATTTATGGCGTAAATGGCATTGCTGCCAGGTGACGTTGGTGATCCCTGTGAGTGGCGCGACACAGACAAAGGTGGTTTCCAGTGGTTGCCCTTGGTAACCCATAGGTAGGGTTTTTAGCTCAATCCCTAAATGCGGAAAGTCAGGCTCTGGGCGGCTTCCGGCACTGGCACCTAAATGCCATTCGAGTAATTGACCCACCCAGCCTTTGTCTCGGCGAAGATCTGCGGGCACAGAAATACCGGCAATGTGCGCCAATTGTGCGAAATTTTGGCCGCAGAGATCCGCTGCACGAGCAAGCAGTTGATCTTCACTTTGAGGTGGCGAAGGGTGTGGATTCATTGCGAAATTTTATCATGCTTTGTCGCTAGGATGATCCATTTTTGGATCGATTAAAAAAACACCAAGATCATTGCGTGGTGGATAAGGTTTGTTCTCCTCAATTAGCGAAACCGCATTTTTATTGGCTTTGAGAAAGATTGTTCAATATTTTGCGATGCACAAAAAACGATCTTTCAACGGTTGTCCGGCGTTCTCACACAAAGATATCCACAGGGATTGAGGATAAGTTCAAAATTAAGTGACACATGGTTGTATATACAGTCATATTTTGCCCTTCATTCTCTGTGTTGTCTTATTTTTCGGCATTTTTTGAGTGCGGGTGTGGATAATTCCGTAATTGTTCGATCTTTGTTCGATCTGTTCCTTGTTCGTTATTTATGCATCTTTGAGCCTAGATAGTTTCTGTATTTTATTATGCAAGGCTATGTTTTACATGGGTTTGAATGGCTTTTGATGATCTTTCCGTTGATTGTTTTGTGATCGTTTTTTTAGCTAACCCAGTCTAAAAAAGGGGTTTTGAACATAGATATCCACAGAAATCGTGAATAAATGTGCGCTAAGTCGCATTTCATTCTCACTTCGCTCTGAAGCCCTGATCAAAAGGCGCTTTCGTCACAATTGTGAGCCAGAGCAGACGGCATTGAATGCTATCGCTTTACCTTGTGCAGTGGCTGTGGAAAAATCACCGTTATGAAAGATTAGTTTGGGGTCGTCCAGTGATTGATGGCGATGGTTACCGTCCCAATGTCGGGATAGTGATCTGCAATGATCGCGGTCAGGTATTCTGGGCAAGACGATATGGTCAGCACTCTTGGCAATTTCCACAAGGTGGGATTGATGAGGGCGAAACTGCTGAACAGGCGATGTATCGCGAATTGTATGAAGAGGTTGGGTTAACCAAAAAAGATGTAACGTTATTGGCGACTAGTCGCCATTGGTTGCGTTACAAATTACCTAAGCGTCTGGTTCGTTGGGATTCAAAGCCGGTCTGTATCGGGCAAAAACAGAAGTGGTTTTTGCTACGCTTGGAATGCGATGAAAGCAAGGTCAATATGCAGCGCAGTCGAACACCTGAGTTCGATGGATGGCGATGGGTCAGTTATTGGTACCCAGTTCGCCAAGTGGTGTCTTTTAAGCGCGATGTTTATCGCCGAGCGATGAAGGAATTTGCCGCTGTGGCAATGCCCTTTCGTGAAAAACAGCCAAGGCGCAAGGGGCGCCGGAGTGCAAAATAGATGTTGACGAAATTGAGGCATATCGTAGAGCAAGTGGCAAGTGCCGAGCAGCTTGACGATGCCCTCAATTTATTGGTGCAGCAAACCTGTGATGCAATGCAAACAGATTGTTGCTCCATCTACATTGCCGATCATCGGCAATCTCAATTTCGACTCATGGCTTCAAAAGGGTTAAGCACGGATCGTTTAATCCAACTGAAAATGGGGGAAGGCTTGGTTGGCTGGGTAGCCAAACATGCCGAACCCATTAACCTCGCTGATGCCTGCGAGCATCCCAATTTCAAACATCTCCCCGGTATTGGTGAAGAAGCATTTCGCGCCTTTCTAGCCACGCCAATTATCTATCGCAAAGCCATTCTTGGCGTATTAGTGGTGCAGCAGCGCCAGCAGCGATTATTTGATGAAAGTGAAGAATCATTTTTGGTCACCCTTGCCGCCCAGCTCGCGGTAGTTATTTCGCATGCTAAATCGCAAGGTAAGTGGCAGCCGAGCAGTGTGGGTGTGGGAATTCACTATACAGGTAGCGCTGCATCTTCTGGTGTCGCAG encodes the following:
- the recJ gene encoding single-stranded-DNA-specific exonuclease RecJ; the encoded protein is MIDIQQRPLGDTSQFSDQTPAILQRLYAARGVYSEAQFPRSLGQLHGFDSFVGMSQAITLLAQAVKEQWRIMVVGDFDADGATSSALSVLALRMLGAKRVDYLVPNRFDDGYGLSPEVVAQVEARGADLIMTVDNGVSSIAGVNAAHQAGMKVLVTDHHLPGDVLPAADAMVNPNLNDCGFPSKSLAGVGVAFYVMLALRAHLRQDDWFAQQGISEPNLAELLDLVALGTVADVVALDDNNRILVHQGLARIRAGKCRPGIQALIEVSNREAGRLVASDLGFALGPRINAAGRLDDMSFGVELLLTAHIEAARRMASELDALNQTRKEIEAGMKQEALALCQQLTLNEASLPCGLTLFQRDWHQGVIGILASRIKEQFHRPVIAFADAGDGLLKGSARSIAGLHMRDTLEQVDRLHPGLIVKFGGHAMAAGLSIAQEQYQAFSKAFDQAVSEQLGEDHLKGVMVTDGALQADEFNLATAHLLRQGGPWGQGFPEPLFDGEFKLIQQRLVGQKHLKMMLEPKAGGAPVDAIAFNVDLARWPDLSVKQVRLVYRLDINLYRGNESLQLLVEHIEVL
- the prfB gene encoding peptide chain release factor 2 (programmed frameshift), producing MFEINPIKNRLQDVAERTNVLRGYLDYDAKAERLEEVNAELEQPDVWNEPERAQALGRERSALEAVVKTIDTLEQGVEDVEGLLELAVEEQDQETFDEIDPELKSLEDELAKLEFRRMFAGDHDASDCYLDLQAGSGGTEAQDWTSMMLRMYLRWAEAKGFKAEVIEVSEGDVAGLKSATIRVVGEYAYGWLRTETGVHRLVRKSPFDSGGRRHTSFASAFVYPEVDDNIAIDINPADLRIDVYRASGAGGQHVNTTESAVRITHVPTNTVVQCQNERSQHKNKDQAMKQLKAKLFELELQKQNAEKQASEDAKSDIGWGSQIRSYVLDDSRIKDLRTGVENRNTQAVLDGDLDKFIEASLKSGL
- the lysS gene encoding lysine--tRNA ligase; the encoded protein is MTEQVQQDENKLIAERRGKLDHIRQNCKANGHPNEFRRQHLAGDLQAEFGEKTKEELEALNKVVSVAGRVMAKRGPFLVIQEVSGRIQAYADKAVQNELKDKYQGLDIGDIIGVTGALHKSGKGDLYVNMEQFQLLTKALRPLPEKFHGLTDQEMRYRQRYVDLIVNEDSRRAFEIRSKLVTAIRNFMVSKRFMEVETPMMHVIPGGASARPFVTHHNALDIDMYLRIAPELYLKRLVVGGFERVFEINRNFRNEGLSPRHNPEFTMMEFYMAYADYQDLMDLTEEMLSSVAVEVLGATAMPYGDQMVEFGGKYARMSMLDAIKQYNPDHAEIQALDYDKVQDRDHMVAIAKSVHVEVEDFWTCGQLLEEIFGETAEPKLIQPTFITGYPADISPLARRNDDFPFITDRFEFFIGGREVANGFSELNDAEDQDARFKAQVEAKESGDDEAMFYDADYITALEHGLPPTAGQGIGIDRLAMLFTDTHTIRDVILFPAMRPQA
- a CDS encoding sigma-54-dependent transcriptional regulator, yielding MPFRNRKVTKPGTLVIVGGGNDSWLQLLERAGWRCHRCLDLRAAQALFQEIGPCIGIADLSHDDFSLQGVASLANKNKQVRWMALVRDDQLSSEVICQFIVNFCLDYFTAPVPDNQLLAALGHQLGMLQLECHMWPHLSDHHDMGLLGDSSAMRKLREQLRRVAPTDVAVLVTGENGTGKELVAKALHNASPRGKGPFVAVGRQIAEQSVASDISMEELATVAFSEANHGTLYIDEVGDLSTEMQAELLHFLQENGQQNSQLGHHKDVRVIAATHMDLEKAVSEGRFREDLFYRLNVLRIQVPPLRERSMDICLLAEHFVQKFAREYASQARSVSDSAKQILQSYSWPGNVRELINIVKRAVLLADHHLIEAEHLDIPHNNDLRHSLRKAREDSERDALVSVLEMHNGQVTAAAKELGVSRATMYRLLNKHDLVPSPRAKKPA
- a CDS encoding NADP(H)-dependent aldo-keto reductase is translated as MKYNTIAHSDLKVSQICLGTMTFGAQNSESQAHQQLDYALAHGVNFIDTAEMYPVPPEAKNQGDTERFIGSWIAKRRDRSDFILASKVAGPRNMPHIREGSGYSKTSIRQALLDSLSRLNTDYLDLYQLHWPERITNCFGQLNYAQNQANYDKQAQINCIGETLEALSQLKQEGLVRHIGLSNETPWGVMRFLQLSELQSMARMITIQNPYNLLNRSFEVGLSEICDYEGIGLLAYSPLAFGVLSGKYLNGQKPEGARLSLFARFQRYNNPQALAATQAYVTLAQQHDLDPAQMALAFVNSRSFVASNIIGATTLEQLKDNINSVELSLSAEVLDGIEAIAKQYSNPAP
- a CDS encoding TerC family protein; this translates as MEWFADPNAWVALFTLTALEIVLGIDNIIFISILVGRLPEHQRQRGRVLGLALAMITRILLLLSLSWMMRLTEPLFSLWQWDFSGRDLILIFGGLFLLGKSTHEIHASLEGSEESHQQSTVSASFMSILIQIAIIDIVFSLDSVITAVGLADHISVMVIAILISVGIMMIAAKPIGDFVDRHPTIKILALSFLILVGMTLMGEGFGLHIPKGYVYFAMAFSLAVEFVNLRIRSKRLSKKQAQEQTILLHKKLP
- the mutH gene encoding DNA mismatch repair endonuclease MutH — its product is MNPHPSPPQSEDQLLARAADLCGQNFAQLAHIAGISVPADLRRDKGWVGQLLEWHLGASAGSRPEPDFPHLGIELKTLPMGYQGQPLETTFVCVAPLTGITNVTWQQCHLRHKLARVLWLPIEGERDIPLAQRRVGPAILWSPNAQEEAQLKADWEELMESIALGESQHISASRGEVLQLRPKAAHGQVKTRAFDSEGNAIQAQPKGFYLKKSFTGAIIARHFSVDQSN
- the rppH gene encoding RNA pyrophosphohydrolase produces the protein MIDGDGYRPNVGIVICNDRGQVFWARRYGQHSWQFPQGGIDEGETAEQAMYRELYEEVGLTKKDVTLLATSRHWLRYKLPKRLVRWDSKPVCIGQKQKWFLLRLECDESKVNMQRSRTPEFDGWRWVSYWYPVRQVVSFKRDVYRRAMKEFAAVAMPFREKQPRRKGRRSAK